One window of the Carcharodon carcharias isolate sCarCar2 chromosome 26, sCarCar2.pri, whole genome shotgun sequence genome contains the following:
- the LOC121270056 gene encoding keratin-associated protein 4-4-like — protein sequence MDHLEKDNKLQQRDEQEQALFIVAEEVTEVFYTNKNTCCKNTCCKNTCCKNTCCKNTCCKNTCCKNTCCKNTCCKNTCENTCCKNTCCENTCCENTCCENTCCENTCCKNTCCKNTCCKNTCCKNTCCKNTCCKNTCCENTCCENTCCENTCCENTCCENTCCENTCCKNTCCENTCCKNTCCKNTCCKNNCSKNTCCENTCCENTCCENTCSKNNCSSLTPFAQHYEWQSQSPDFSSSIWLAFCASLFWERWLQRANLKVLLDWLSQQFQYCFSGISTIEQ from the exons ATGGACCATCTGGAGAAGGACAACAAGTTGCAACAAAGGGATGAGCAGGAACAAGCATTGTTTATTGTTGCTGAAGAAGTCACAGAAGTGTTCTACACAAA CAAGAACACCTGCTGCAAAAACACCTGCTGCAAAAACACCTGCTGCAAAAACACCTGCTGCAAAAACACCTGCTGCAAAAACACCTGCTGCAAAAACACCTGCTGCAAAAACACCTGCTGCAAAAACACCTGCGAGAACACCTGCTGCAAAAACACCTGCTGCGAGAACACCTGCTGCGAGAACACCTGCTGCGAGAACACCTGCTGCGAGAACACCTGCTGCAAAAACACCTGCTGCAAAAACACCTGCTGCAAAAACACCTGCTGCAAAAACACCTGCTGCAAAAACACCTGCTGCAAAAACACCTGCTGTGAGAACACCTGCTGTGAGAACACCTGCTGTGAGAACACCTGCTGTGAGAACACCTGCTGCGAGAACACCTGCTGCGAGAACACCTGCTGCAAAAATACCTGCTGCGAGAACACCTGCTGCAAAAACACCTGCTGCAAAAACACCTGCTGCAAAAACAACTGCAGCAAGAACACCTGCTGCGAGAACACCTGCTGCGAGAACACCTGCTGCGAAAACACCTGCAGCAAAAACAACTGCAGCTCACTTACACCATTTGCTCAGCACTACGAGTGGCAGTCACAGTCGCCAGACTTCTCCTCCAGCATCTGGCTGGCGTTCTGTGCTTCGCTATTCTGGGAAAGATGGTTGCAAAGG GCTAATTTGAAAGTGCTATTGGATTGGCTAAGCCAACAGTTTCAATACTGTTTCagtggaataagtacaatagagCAGTAA